One stretch of Flavobacterium sp. 9 DNA includes these proteins:
- a CDS encoding arylsulfatase, giving the protein MKQSKFKIGIRNLMMLSALACFSITQAQNTKKPNVLILWGDDIGTTNISAYSDGLMGYTTPNIDRLANEGLRFLQYYGEQSCTAGRAALVTGQHGIRTGLTKVGYPGAPMGMSQLDPSIGGIMKNLGYATGQFGKNHLGDRNENLPTVNGFDEFFGNLYHLNAEEEPELPDYPKDPAYLAKFGPRGVLKCTATSTDDGTVDPRFGKIGKQKIEDTGALTKKRMETVDDETSAAAIDFIKRQNSAGKPFFVWFNATRMHLRTHVRAEHRGRYTHGDSEYIDGMIEHDETIGSILKALDELGIADNTIVVYSTDNGPHMNTWPDGAMTPFRSEKNTNWEGAFRVPCIVRWPGHIKPGQVTNEIMSHNDWMPTLASIAGEPDLTKKLLTGYAANGKNYKVHLDGFDQSAFLEGKTPKSARDKFFYSDDDGLLVGMRQGDYKYVYAEQRREGTLGVWAEPFTKLRLQKIFNIMQDPFERADITSNTFYDWQLNHIPLVYGNTDEVVKFAMTFEEFPPRSIPPSFSAYTIMDEVLADIKLKKALKADTKPAKKK; this is encoded by the coding sequence ATGAAACAAAGTAAATTTAAAATTGGGATTCGGAATTTGATGATGCTATCTGCATTGGCTTGTTTTTCAATAACGCAAGCACAGAACACTAAAAAGCCAAATGTTTTGATACTTTGGGGAGATGACATTGGTACTACCAATATAAGTGCTTATAGCGATGGCTTGATGGGATATACAACTCCTAATATTGATCGTTTAGCAAATGAAGGATTACGTTTTTTACAGTATTATGGAGAACAAAGCTGTACAGCAGGTCGTGCTGCTTTAGTTACTGGGCAACATGGTATTCGTACCGGATTGACTAAAGTAGGATATCCTGGAGCACCAATGGGTATGAGTCAGTTAGATCCTTCTATTGGTGGTATCATGAAAAATCTGGGTTACGCTACAGGTCAATTTGGTAAAAATCACTTGGGAGATCGTAATGAAAATTTACCTACTGTAAATGGATTTGATGAGTTTTTTGGAAACTTATATCATTTAAATGCTGAAGAAGAGCCAGAATTGCCTGATTACCCTAAAGATCCGGCATATTTAGCAAAATTTGGACCTAGAGGAGTCTTAAAATGTACAGCAACAAGTACAGATGATGGAACTGTTGATCCTCGCTTTGGAAAAATTGGTAAACAAAAAATTGAAGATACCGGGGCTCTTACTAAAAAAAGAATGGAGACTGTAGATGACGAAACATCTGCTGCTGCAATCGATTTTATTAAAAGACAAAATTCAGCTGGAAAACCTTTCTTCGTTTGGTTTAATGCAACCCGTATGCACCTTCGTACGCACGTAAGAGCAGAACATAGAGGAAGATATACTCATGGAGATAGTGAGTATATAGATGGTATGATTGAACATGACGAAACTATAGGAAGTATTTTAAAAGCACTAGATGAATTAGGAATTGCTGACAATACAATTGTAGTGTATTCTACAGATAATGGACCTCACATGAATACATGGCCTGACGGTGCGATGACTCCTTTCCGTTCTGAGAAAAATACCAACTGGGAAGGTGCTTTCCGTGTACCTTGTATTGTACGTTGGCCAGGACATATTAAACCAGGACAAGTTACAAATGAAATAATGTCTCACAATGACTGGATGCCAACCTTGGCTTCTATTGCAGGAGAACCAGATTTGACAAAAAAACTATTAACAGGTTATGCTGCTAATGGAAAAAACTATAAAGTTCATCTTGATGGTTTTGATCAATCAGCGTTTTTAGAAGGGAAAACCCCAAAAAGTGCAAGAGATAAATTCTTTTACTCTGATGATGACGGATTGCTTGTAGGGATGCGTCAAGGGGATTATAAATATGTTTATGCAGAACAACGAAGAGAAGGAACTTTAGGAGTTTGGGCAGAACCGTTTACTAAATTGAGATTGCAAAAAATATTTAATATAATGCAAGATCCATTTGAGAGAGCAGATATTACCTCAAATACTTTTTATGATTGGCAGCTAAATCATATCCCATTAGTTTACGGAAATACTGATGAAGTAGTAAAGTTTGCTATGACTTTTGAGGAGTTTCCACCTCGTTCTATTCCACCAAGTTTCTCTGCATACACTATTATGGATGAGGTATTGGCAGATATCAAATTGAAAAAAGCATTAAAAGCGGATACTAAACCTGCAAAGAAAAAATAA
- a CDS encoding IPExxxVDY family protein yields the protein MAIHRLDLDEFDEIDYYLMAIHTSLEDYRLAYFINKNLPINLSKSKNEIHAQTKEGEANFSRFYYYDSEKAISWNLIQNKNEIISVSKNDLQDLFSNETSEVSTTIHLLPEFKKVDFFLKIENSEETIDFSEIQQQLNTIDSIAAIYAVDTNKIKSKNNLIF from the coding sequence ATGGCTATTCATAGATTGGATTTAGACGAATTTGACGAAATTGATTATTATTTAATGGCAATTCATACTTCATTAGAAGATTATAGATTGGCCTATTTTATCAATAAAAACCTTCCGATAAACCTAAGTAAGAGCAAGAACGAGATCCACGCTCAAACAAAAGAAGGTGAGGCAAATTTTTCGAGATTCTATTATTATGATTCCGAAAAGGCAATTTCATGGAATTTAATTCAGAATAAGAATGAAATCATTTCTGTGAGTAAGAATGATCTTCAAGATTTGTTTTCCAATGAAACAAGTGAGGTTTCGACAACAATTCATTTACTTCCTGAATTCAAAAAAGTAGATTTTTTCCTGAAAATAGAAAATAGTGAAGAGACTATTGATTTTTCAGAAATTCAACAACAATTAAATACCATCGATAGTATTGCGGCAATTTATGCTGTAGATACCAACAAAATAAAATCAAAAAACAATCTAATTTTTTAA
- the pyk gene encoding pyruvate kinase, whose product MLTNKKTKIVATLGPACSTREIIKDMIDAGVNVFRINFSHADYEGVKDKINIIRGLNEEFGYTTAILGDLQGPKLRVGVMEEGTVVHDGDLITFTTAEDILGTASKVFMKYQNFPNDVNPGERILLDDGKLIFEIISTDKKTEVVAKVIQGGELKSKKGVNLPNTKISLPALTEKDIADAIFAIEQKVDWIALSFVKTPRDLQDLQELIAKHSEYKIPIVAKIEMPEALENMDKIVAYCDALMVARGDLGVELPAHEVPLVQKDLIRRAKTARIPVIVATQMMETMITSLTPTRAEVNDVANSVMDGADAVMLSGETATGNYPVQVIQKMTQICEAVEDSELIHVPQNTPQIKTKRFITKTVCHQAALLANEIKAKAICTLTNSGYTAFQISAWRPSAHILVFTSNRRILTQLNLLWGVKSYFYDKDESTDDTVTDVNEIAREKGYVVKGDYLINLAAMPIKDKGMVNTMRVSEIE is encoded by the coding sequence ATGTTAACAAACAAGAAAACCAAAATTGTTGCTACACTTGGGCCTGCATGTAGTACGAGAGAGATTATCAAGGATATGATCGATGCAGGTGTTAATGTGTTTAGAATCAATTTTTCGCATGCAGATTACGAAGGTGTAAAGGATAAAATTAATATTATTAGAGGTCTAAACGAAGAGTTTGGTTATACAACTGCAATCCTTGGAGATTTGCAAGGACCAAAACTTAGAGTTGGTGTGATGGAAGAAGGAACTGTTGTTCATGATGGAGATTTAATCACATTTACAACTGCAGAAGATATTTTAGGAACAGCTTCAAAAGTGTTCATGAAATATCAAAATTTTCCAAATGATGTTAACCCTGGAGAGCGTATTTTGCTTGATGACGGTAAATTGATTTTCGAAATTATTTCTACTGATAAAAAGACTGAAGTTGTTGCTAAAGTAATTCAAGGTGGAGAGTTAAAATCTAAAAAAGGAGTTAACTTACCAAATACTAAAATTTCTTTACCAGCTTTAACTGAAAAAGATATTGCTGATGCAATTTTTGCAATTGAGCAAAAAGTAGACTGGATCGCACTTTCGTTTGTAAAAACACCTCGCGATTTACAAGATCTACAAGAATTGATCGCTAAGCATTCAGAATATAAAATTCCAATTGTTGCTAAAATTGAAATGCCGGAAGCTCTTGAGAACATGGATAAAATTGTAGCATATTGTGACGCTTTAATGGTAGCTCGTGGAGATTTAGGAGTTGAACTTCCTGCACATGAAGTACCATTGGTTCAAAAAGATTTGATCCGTAGAGCAAAAACAGCTAGAATTCCTGTTATCGTTGCAACGCAAATGATGGAAACAATGATTACTAGTTTAACTCCAACAAGAGCAGAAGTAAATGACGTTGCAAACTCTGTAATGGATGGAGCTGATGCTGTAATGTTATCTGGAGAAACTGCTACAGGAAATTATCCGGTACAGGTTATTCAAAAAATGACTCAAATTTGTGAGGCTGTTGAGGATTCAGAATTAATTCATGTTCCACAAAATACTCCACAAATCAAAACTAAACGTTTTATTACTAAAACAGTTTGTCATCAGGCAGCTTTATTAGCAAATGAAATCAAAGCTAAAGCAATTTGTACTTTAACAAATAGTGGTTATACAGCTTTCCAAATTTCAGCTTGGAGACCATCAGCGCATATTTTAGTATTTACTTCAAACAGAAGAATCTTAACACAATTGAATTTATTATGGGGAGTAAAATCATACTTCTATGATAAAGACGAAAGTACAGACGATACTGTAACTGATGTTAACGAAATTGCAAGAGAAAAAGGATATGTTGTAAAAGGAGATTATTTGATTAACCTTGCTGCAATGCCAATTAAAGATAAAGGAATGGTTAATACCATGAGAGTTTCTGAAATAGAATAA
- the rnc gene encoding ribonuclease III, protein MNFIKKIFSKSRSLEDGIFFDTIQKILGFEPGTIDFYKKAFTHRSSNKLDESGHPINYERLEFLGDAMLSAVIAAHLFNKAPNGDEGYLTKMRSKIVSREHLNELGKDLNLVRFVESKVPIQHFGENIHGNIFESLIGAIYLDKGYSFCERFIQKRVVTPYVDIARLEGKVISYKSLVIEWCQKEKRVFHYDIFEDNGIDGQRLFGVKLSIDDKVIARARATSKKKAEEKASQRAYFAFQEKIDKK, encoded by the coding sequence ATGAATTTTATCAAAAAAATATTTTCTAAATCCCGTTCTCTAGAAGACGGGATTTTTTTTGACACTATTCAGAAAATACTTGGATTTGAGCCGGGAACAATCGATTTTTATAAGAAAGCTTTTACGCATCGTTCTTCAAATAAATTAGACGAATCCGGACACCCAATAAATTACGAACGATTAGAATTTTTAGGAGACGCTATGTTAAGTGCCGTAATTGCAGCACATTTATTTAATAAAGCACCAAATGGCGACGAAGGATATTTGACCAAAATGAGATCAAAGATTGTGAGTCGCGAACATTTAAATGAATTAGGTAAAGATTTAAATCTGGTTCGATTTGTAGAAAGCAAAGTGCCAATTCAGCATTTTGGAGAAAATATTCATGGTAATATTTTTGAATCACTTATAGGTGCAATTTATTTAGACAAGGGATACTCGTTTTGCGAAAGATTTATTCAAAAAAGAGTTGTTACTCCATATGTCGATATTGCACGACTAGAGGGAAAAGTTATTAGTTATAAAAGTTTGGTTATCGAATGGTGTCAGAAAGAAAAGAGAGTCTTTCATTATGACATTTTTGAAGATAATGGTATTGATGGTCAACGCTTATTTGGAGTTAAATTAAGTATAGACGACAAAGTAATCGCAAGAGCGCGAGCAACTTCAAAAAAGAAAGCAGAAGAGAAAGCATCACAAAGAGCTTATTTTGCATTTCAGGAAAAAATAGATAAGAAATAA
- a CDS encoding HAD family phosphatase gives MYKKIYILPLFLLLLGSCKKSDTLTTTTDPKDSTTAVATSGEPLPSWNDGALKKEIIAYVTKVTKEGTPDFIPVEDRIATFDNDGTLWAEKPYVQELFAFYRVKKLVTANPALAQKQPFKAVVEKDKTYFEKGGDKALIELVAATHTGLTEDEFEADAKEFFAGAQYPGKNVPLKQIRYQPQLELLNYLRANGFKTFIVTGGTVELVRAISQDFYGIPKDQVVGTSFKYTFDDAANSIKREPALDHFNDKEGKPVGIQLHIGQRPVFACGNEGGAGDLAMLRYSQGNKYPSFQMIVNHNDSIREYSYQEKDNLSLNTAAKYKYHIISMKDDWKKIFPDK, from the coding sequence ATGTATAAGAAAATATATATATTACCCCTGTTTTTATTATTATTGGGGTCGTGCAAAAAATCAGATACCCTTACTACAACAACAGACCCAAAAGACAGTACTACTGCAGTTGCAACAAGCGGAGAACCGTTGCCAAGCTGGAATGATGGAGCTTTAAAGAAAGAGATCATTGCTTATGTTACAAAAGTCACTAAAGAAGGAACTCCTGATTTTATTCCGGTTGAAGACAGAATTGCGACTTTTGATAATGACGGAACACTCTGGGCAGAAAAACCATATGTTCAGGAATTATTTGCTTTTTACAGAGTTAAAAAACTAGTTACAGCAAATCCGGCTTTAGCTCAAAAACAACCTTTTAAAGCGGTAGTCGAAAAAGATAAAACCTATTTTGAAAAAGGAGGAGATAAAGCTTTAATCGAATTGGTTGCTGCAACGCATACTGGTTTAACTGAGGATGAGTTCGAAGCTGATGCAAAAGAGTTTTTTGCAGGCGCTCAATATCCGGGCAAAAATGTTCCTTTAAAACAAATTAGATATCAGCCACAATTAGAGTTATTGAATTATTTACGTGCAAACGGTTTCAAAACTTTTATTGTTACTGGCGGAACAGTAGAATTGGTTCGTGCCATTTCGCAGGATTTTTATGGTATTCCAAAAGATCAGGTTGTGGGTACATCTTTCAAATATACATTTGATGATGCAGCTAATAGTATAAAAAGAGAACCAGCTTTGGATCATTTTAATGATAAAGAAGGAAAACCTGTTGGTATACAGTTGCATATAGGTCAAAGACCTGTTTTTGCTTGCGGGAACGAAGGCGGAGCTGGTGATCTTGCCATGCTAAGATATTCTCAGGGAAACAAATATCCTTCGTTTCAAATGATTGTCAATCACAATGACTCTATTAGAGAATATAGCTATCAGGAAAAAGACAATTTATCCTTGAATACCGCTGCTAAATACAAGTATCATATAATCAGTATGAAAGACGACTGGAAAAAGATTTTCCCAGATAAATAA